A stretch of the Acyrthosiphon pisum isolate AL4f chromosome A2, pea_aphid_22Mar2018_4r6ur, whole genome shotgun sequence genome encodes the following:
- the LOC100570211 gene encoding uncharacterized protein LOC100570211 produces MTNTFETTNRSDFTWPFLAERQRIFDWDRYEFKAEAEHPNFLAPKSFSNVETLKTIPYAQRLPFDFDCYPKPILGSQQPITHYPTEKVIEYDKDKAEARSNILRTRPRVFKCPQISLDDVSADRRDMVCTFVYSTSKTMSELTSGVPEGRPIPVDIPSKPFAADLGKFQKQPLYKTINPAKNWRRVSIEWDETQRRIFGGRSIN; encoded by the exons ATGACAAATACTTTCGAAACGACTAACCGTTCGGATTTTACGTGGCCTTTCCTGGCGGAGAGACAGCGAATTTTTGACTGGGACCGATACGAATTCAAAGCCGAAGCGGAACATCCAAATTTTCTGGCACCAAAGTCGTTTAGTAACGTGGAGACACTCAAGACGATACCGTACGCACAAAGGTTGCCTTTCGATTTCGATTGCTATCCTAAACCCATTTTGGGTAGCCAGCAACCTATTACTCATTACCCAACCGAG AAAGTGATTGAGTACGATAAAGATAAAGCCGAGGCAAGATCGAATATCCTGAGGACGAGACCCAGAGTTTTCAAGTGTCCTCAGATCAGTCTCGATGATGTATCGGCCGACCGGCGGGACATGGTGTGCACCTTCGTGTACAGCACTTCAAAAACAATGAGTGAACTAACTTCTGGCGTGCCAGAGGGTCGACCGATTCCCGTCGACATACCGTCAAAACCATTCGCCGCGGACCTG GGCAAATTCCAAAAACAACCATTATACAAGACTATAAATCCTGCTAAAAATTGGCGACGTGTCAGCATTGAATGGGATGAAACGCAGAGACGTATTTTCGGTGGCCGGTCTATAAACTGA